In one window of Massilibacterium senegalense DNA:
- a CDS encoding exonuclease SbcCD subunit D gives MKFFHTADWHLGKLVQGVYMTDDQRYILEQMVEAIDKEQPDAVLIAGDLYDRSVPPIEAVELFNKVLVQIVMDKKIPVLAISGNHDSSNRVHFGSDIMKENQLFITGELSLPIEPVMLEDEFGSVHFYLIPFSEPQKIRHIFEDDSIKTHDDAMKAIVHHINEQRKPGVRSVIVSHAFVTPYGEEEKNTSTSERPLAIGGSEYVQAKHFESFHYTALGHLHRAHFVKQESIRYSGSPLKYSISEEKHEKGYYIVEMDAEGSVKVEKHPLIAKRDIRTVTGTLDDILTHEKNEDYVFVKLLDENPVLYPMEKIRTVYPNAMHVERIISFAKNDEITASEMKRSDMDTLSLFRSFYKEMKGIELEKEKEQLFKEVVDEILREEQ, from the coding sequence ATGAAGTTTTTCCATACAGCAGATTGGCATTTGGGAAAATTAGTACAAGGTGTTTATATGACTGATGATCAACGCTATATTTTAGAACAAATGGTGGAAGCAATTGATAAAGAACAACCGGATGCAGTCCTAATTGCTGGAGATTTATATGATCGCTCTGTTCCACCAATTGAAGCGGTTGAACTTTTCAATAAAGTATTAGTCCAAATAGTGATGGATAAAAAAATTCCTGTTTTAGCCATTAGCGGAAATCATGATTCTAGTAACCGAGTCCATTTCGGATCAGATATTATGAAAGAGAACCAACTATTTATAACAGGGGAACTTTCCCTTCCTATTGAGCCTGTCATGTTAGAGGACGAATTTGGCTCTGTCCATTTTTATTTAATTCCATTTAGCGAACCACAAAAAATAAGACATATTTTTGAAGATGATTCCATTAAAACACATGATGATGCAATGAAGGCTATTGTTCATCATATTAACGAGCAACGGAAGCCTGGAGTACGTTCAGTTATTGTGTCTCATGCATTTGTCACACCTTATGGAGAAGAAGAGAAAAATACAAGTACTTCTGAACGTCCTTTGGCTATCGGCGGCAGTGAGTATGTTCAAGCAAAACATTTTGAATCATTTCATTATACAGCGCTGGGTCATTTGCATCGTGCTCATTTTGTGAAACAAGAATCAATCCGCTATTCAGGTTCTCCTTTGAAATATTCGATTTCAGAAGAAAAACATGAAAAAGGATATTATATAGTGGAAATGGATGCAGAAGGATCAGTGAAAGTAGAAAAACATCCACTTATTGCAAAAAGAGATATCCGGACCGTAACAGGTACATTAGACGACATTTTAACACATGAAAAAAATGAAGATTATGTGTTTGTAAAATTATTAGATGAAAATCCAGTTCTTTATCCAATGGAAAAAATTCGTACCGTCTATCCGAATGCGATGCATGTGGAACGGATTATTTCTTTTGCTAAAAATGATGAGATAACAGCGTCTGAAATGAAACGAAGTGATATGGATACGTTGTCCTTATTTCGTTCCTTTTACAAAGAAATGAAAGGAATTGAATTAGAAAAAGAAAAAGAACAACTTTTTAAAGAAGTAGTAGACGAAATCCTCCGCGAAGAACAATAA
- a CDS encoding alpha/beta fold hydrolase, translating to MLHYRTYEINEKAPWVTFIHGAGGSSSIWYKQIKAYKSTYNILLIDLRGHGKSKSIKWKKGDTFADIAEDVVDVLHHLHINSSHFISISLGTIVVQTIAKKYPQKVRSMVLGGAVIHLNIRTKFFLQVGHVFKYFIPYMWLYRLFAWIIMPKSTHEESRLAFVNQAKKMYQKEFIRWFSLTKSINPYLKYLQLVNNGIPTLFVMGEEDYLFLTPVQELIKHQPDLKLSVIKGSGHVCNIDAPAEFNELTLDFIDHISHLKQKENQLFPTLG from the coding sequence GTGTTGCATTATCGAACGTACGAGATAAACGAAAAAGCCCCTTGGGTTACATTTATTCATGGTGCAGGGGGAAGCTCTTCTATCTGGTATAAACAAATTAAAGCATATAAATCAACTTATAACATCTTACTGATTGACTTAAGAGGTCATGGTAAATCAAAATCAATAAAATGGAAAAAAGGAGATACATTTGCTGATATTGCAGAAGATGTGGTAGATGTTTTACATCATTTACACATCAACTCTTCTCACTTTATCTCTATTTCGCTTGGTACGATTGTCGTTCAGACCATTGCAAAAAAATATCCACAAAAAGTTCGTTCGATGGTTTTAGGTGGAGCAGTCATTCATTTAAATATCCGGACAAAGTTTTTTTTACAAGTTGGGCACGTGTTTAAATATTTTATTCCTTATATGTGGCTTTATCGTTTATTTGCATGGATTATCATGCCTAAATCTACTCACGAAGAATCACGTTTAGCATTTGTAAATCAAGCAAAAAAAATGTACCAAAAAGAATTTATTCGGTGGTTTTCACTAACGAAATCAATTAATCCCTACTTAAAATATTTGCAACTTGTTAATAATGGCATCCCAACTTTATTTGTCATGGGGGAAGAAGATTATTTATTTTTAACGCCTGTTCAAGAATTGATTAAACATCAACCAGATTTAAAATTATCCGTTATTAAAGGTTCCGGCCATGTATGTAATATTGATGCTCCAGCAGAATTTAATGAATTGACATTAGATTTTATTGACCACATTAGCCATTTGAAGCAAAAAGAGAATCAGCTATTCCCTACATTAGGGTAA
- a CDS encoding group II intron maturase-specific domain-containing protein produces MWCNIGYIPWIQFTKPLGKVGCRPCTSVKLRFKDKWRKSTSRKQPGTFEEITKKINQLITGWINYYGIARMKRFILDTQ; encoded by the coding sequence CTGTGGTGCAACATCGGCTACATTCCTTGGATTCAATTTACAAAACCTCTTGGGAAAGTCGGATGCCGACCATGCACGTCGGTAAAACTACGATTTAAAGATAAATGGAGGAAGTCGACGAGTCGGAAACAACCGGGAACTTTTGAAGAAATCACGAAGAAGATAAATCAGCTAATCACTGGATGGATTAATTATTATGGAATAGCACGAATGAAAAGATTCATCTTAGACACTCAATAA
- the queE gene encoding 7-carboxy-7-deazaguanine synthase QueE has product MTKIPIMEIFGSTIQGEGMVIGQKTMFVRTAGCDYRCVWCDSSFTWDGTEKEAIQMMSASEIWNALYEMGNEHFTHVTLSGGNPALLPQLDMLIYLLHEKGIKVALETQGSKWQSWMVDIDDLTLSPKPPSAQVEFDEIKFRSMMNLLKGHPNISMKIVVFSEEDLEFAVFMHQHYPNVPFYLQPGNEKQSLENENDYIQYARKRYLWLIDKTMGRTEFNDAIILPQLHTFVWGNKRGV; this is encoded by the coding sequence ATGACTAAAATTCCAATTATGGAAATATTCGGATCTACCATTCAGGGAGAAGGAATGGTTATTGGGCAGAAGACCATGTTTGTCCGGACTGCTGGTTGCGATTACCGTTGTGTTTGGTGCGATTCATCTTTTACGTGGGACGGAACGGAGAAAGAAGCAATTCAAATGATGTCAGCTTCTGAAATATGGAATGCATTGTATGAAATGGGGAATGAACATTTTACGCATGTTACATTATCAGGGGGAAATCCAGCTTTATTACCTCAATTAGATATGCTCATTTATCTTTTGCATGAAAAAGGAATCAAAGTAGCACTTGAAACACAAGGGAGCAAGTGGCAATCATGGATGGTCGACATTGATGATTTAACGTTGTCTCCGAAACCTCCGAGTGCACAGGTGGAGTTTGATGAAATTAAGTTTCGGAGTATGATGAATCTGTTAAAAGGTCATCCGAATATAAGTATGAAAATCGTTGTATTTAGTGAGGAAGATCTTGAATTTGCAGTGTTCATGCATCAACATTATCCGAATGTTCCATTCTATTTACAACCGGGAAATGAAAAGCAATCATTAGAAAACGAAAATGACTATATACAGTATGCGAGAAAACGTTATTTATGGCTAATTGACAAAACAATGGGACGAACAGAATTTAATGACGCAATAATACTGCCACAACTCCATACATTTGTTTGGGGGAATAAACGTGGTGTGTAA
- a CDS encoding reverse transcriptase domain-containing protein, whose amino-acid sequence MDMKEQDGININLINKVIANENLWRAYEKVYSNKGAPGVDGIIVYQLKSHMKKYFQPLKQKLMEGTYEPQLNRLKGLLFQSQMVPKGYLGIPCVLDRVVQQAILQVIEPIIDPYFSENSFGFRKGRNAHQAIKLAEQYYQKGYQVVVDCDLKSYFDTIHHQRVRTYLEEFISDKIVLKLIWTFLRSGILDKDIYIETAEGAPQGGPLSLILATIYLNKLDIELEKRGHRFIRYADDFVIYVKSKRAGEREWIASQATSKKTLR is encoded by the coding sequence ATGGATATGAAAGAACAAGATGGTATCAATATCAATCTAATCAATAAAGTTATCGCAAACGAGAATCTTTGGAGAGCATACGAAAAAGTTTATAGTAACAAAGGTGCTCCCGGGGTAGATGGAATTATCGTATATCAATTGAAATCACATATGAAAAAATACTTTCAACCTCTCAAACAGAAACTTATGGAGGGAACCTACGAGCCTCAACTCAACCGGTTAAAAGGGTTGCTATTCCAAAGTCAGATGGTTCCAAAAGGATATCTAGGGATACCATGTGTGTTGGATAGAGTGGTACAACAAGCCATCCTCCAAGTAATTGAACCAATCATAGACCCATATTTTTCTGAGAATAGCTTTGGTTTTCGCAAAGGAAGGAATGCCCATCAAGCAATTAAACTTGCCGAACAATATTATCAAAAAGGATACCAAGTAGTAGTGGACTGCGATTTGAAAAGCTATTTTGATACAATCCACCACCAAAGAGTAAGAACATATTTGGAAGAATTCATTTCGGATAAAATTGTCCTTAAACTGATTTGGACGTTTCTTCGTTCAGGTATTCTTGACAAAGATATCTATATTGAAACTGCAGAAGGAGCACCACAAGGTGGTCCATTATCCCTTATTTTAGCAACTATCTATTTGAACAAACTGGATATAGAACTAGAAAAGAGAGGACACCGTTTTATTAGGTATGCGGATGATTTCGTCATCTATGTAAAAAGTAAACGTGCAGGCGAAAGGGAATGGATAGCGTCACAAGCTACATCGAAAAAGACTTTGCGCTAA
- the queC gene encoding 7-cyano-7-deazaguanine synthase QueC yields the protein MKNEKAIVVFSGGQDSTTCLFWAKEQFKEVEAVTFDYGQRHAVELDCAKAIAKELNVRHHVLDMTLLNQLAPSALTRDEPIVTKEGSLPSTFVPGRNLLFFSFASILAKQIGAKHIITGVSETDFSGYPDCRNAFIQSLNVTINLAMDDQFVIHTPLMWIDKKETWRLADQLGVFDYIRTKTLTCYNGIIGSGCGECPACKLRNNGLQAYVKEKEGEQS from the coding sequence ATGAAAAATGAAAAAGCAATTGTTGTCTTTAGTGGAGGACAAGATAGTACGACGTGTTTGTTTTGGGCAAAGGAACAATTTAAAGAAGTAGAAGCTGTGACGTTTGATTATGGGCAACGTCATGCAGTGGAACTTGATTGTGCTAAAGCAATCGCAAAAGAATTAAACGTACGTCATCATGTGTTAGATATGACGTTGTTAAACCAATTAGCACCCAGCGCATTAACACGTGATGAACCAATTGTAACCAAAGAAGGATCGTTACCATCAACATTTGTGCCGGGTAGAAATTTACTCTTTTTTTCGTTTGCTAGCATTTTAGCAAAACAAATCGGTGCTAAGCACATTATTACTGGTGTATCAGAAACAGATTTTAGTGGCTATCCAGATTGCAGAAATGCTTTCATTCAATCACTAAATGTAACAATTAATCTTGCGATGGATGATCAATTTGTGATTCATACTCCGTTAATGTGGATAGATAAAAAAGAAACATGGCGACTAGCAGACCAGCTTGGTGTATTTGATTATATACGTACGAAGACGTTAACGTGTTATAACGGGATTATTGGAAGTGGTTGCGGAGAATGCCCTGCTTGCAAATTACGAAATAATGGTCTTCAAGCATATGTAAAAGAAAAAGAAGGTGAACAATCATGA
- a CDS encoding AAA family ATPase, giving the protein MKPLQLTMTAFGPYKEKEQIDFRKLENHQLFVISGNTGAGKTTIFDAISFALYGEASGEERKDSKMLRSHFADDETNTTVNLVFQLKNKTYRIYRKLGHLKKGNKNPSLSTAEFYEIQDEKEIPCCPAKIQDVNKKVEALIGLTKSQFSQIVMLPQGEFRKLLTSDTDNKEEILRRIFKTETYQRLKERFDEKRKDAQKETEEIVAKLQLLYGNMQTLIPEREASTIHDCLKEEQVNHHQLTAALEEESSHYHQQIVEKKAILEHLQKLFKEKDEHFHQAKQLEEWYSQYELSCQKKQTLLIKSKEMNDQRFLLERAEKALGILPFEENVRIAQKRRGEKEQEIEQTKESLSNLKNEQALIQSTFEIEKEKEPERKEKEQLLHQLTELKPVVQTLAKQEKEVESYKLNVQQMEQKSEKIRDTQITFEKDKAEIMEEIKEKEAKVTPLTNLKIESERLIQDGKRFLKLVTTNQEIESKKQEVQQAKELFQIKEKQYGSIEQAWIEGQASLLALHLHDGEACPVCGSLSHPNKALKVENIPTKEEIEHARKEKQAYEKEYQARQNECIVLENNKQTLREELKERGYLCENAELELEQHRERFKEHRNKIRSLELIQLQLETKKHQKEALEKRLEELAQEKEQIQQQLIVVRAKYENGKGSLDANREKIPRRYQSEFLLTNQIKVVEREKKALDEKWEEVQRKKREVDEQMIQYTSQLVEKEASLAELKRNEQEALERLQKELYQAAFRTMEDFQQAKTSLEKIQQMKRNIENYERDTKQIDQHIQHLEQQINKRERPDLVQLRNQLDGYEKEKIKAFEDVHQLHALVEQMEQLKKQYETLLKNGEEKEQKYRMVLDLYEMIRGNNQKKVSFERYLQIEFLEKIIFVANQRLYQLSNGQFSLKRSDRVEKNGKQSGLGLDVYDEYTGQTRDVKTLSGGEKFNASLCLALGMADVIQAYQGGISIETMFIDEGFGSLDEESLQKAIETLVDLQKSGRMIGIISHVQELKQAIPAILEVKKTKEGHSYTQFVFK; this is encoded by the coding sequence ATGAAACCTCTTCAATTAACTATGACTGCTTTTGGACCATACAAAGAAAAAGAACAAATAGATTTTAGGAAACTCGAAAATCACCAATTGTTTGTTATCTCGGGTAATACAGGTGCGGGAAAAACTACGATTTTTGACGCCATAAGTTTTGCGTTATACGGAGAAGCGAGTGGGGAAGAAAGAAAAGACTCCAAAATGCTTCGCAGCCATTTTGCAGATGATGAGACGAATACCACGGTTAACCTTGTATTCCAATTAAAAAATAAAACCTATCGAATATATAGAAAACTTGGCCATTTAAAGAAAGGAAATAAAAACCCAAGTCTTTCTACGGCAGAATTTTACGAAATACAGGATGAGAAAGAAATCCCTTGTTGTCCAGCTAAAATCCAAGATGTCAACAAAAAAGTAGAAGCATTAATCGGCCTAACAAAATCACAATTCAGTCAGATTGTGATGCTTCCACAAGGTGAATTCCGAAAATTACTTACGTCAGACACAGATAACAAGGAAGAAATTTTACGTCGAATTTTTAAAACAGAAACCTATCAACGGTTAAAAGAACGTTTTGATGAAAAACGAAAAGATGCACAAAAAGAAACCGAAGAAATTGTAGCAAAATTACAATTGTTATATGGAAATATGCAAACATTAATTCCAGAAAGAGAAGCATCGACGATTCACGATTGTTTAAAAGAAGAACAAGTAAATCATCATCAATTAACTGCAGCATTAGAAGAGGAATCATCCCATTATCATCAACAAATTGTAGAGAAAAAGGCAATTTTAGAGCATTTACAAAAACTTTTTAAGGAAAAAGATGAACATTTTCATCAAGCAAAACAATTAGAAGAATGGTATAGTCAATATGAATTGTCATGTCAAAAGAAACAAACTTTACTTATCAAATCAAAGGAAATGAATGATCAACGTTTCTTGTTAGAACGAGCAGAAAAAGCATTGGGTATTTTACCTTTTGAAGAGAACGTACGTATAGCGCAAAAACGAAGAGGAGAAAAAGAACAAGAAATTGAGCAAACAAAAGAAAGTCTCTCCAATCTAAAAAACGAACAAGCGCTCATTCAATCTACGTTCGAAATAGAAAAGGAAAAAGAACCAGAACGAAAAGAAAAAGAACAATTACTTCATCAATTAACAGAATTAAAACCGGTTGTTCAAACGCTTGCAAAACAAGAAAAAGAAGTAGAGTCTTATAAATTAAATGTGCAACAAATGGAACAAAAATCAGAAAAAATACGTGACACTCAAATAACTTTTGAAAAAGATAAAGCGGAAATAATGGAAGAAATCAAAGAAAAAGAAGCAAAAGTGACCCCGCTTACTAACTTAAAAATTGAATCGGAACGATTGATTCAAGATGGAAAAAGATTTCTTAAACTTGTAACGACGAATCAAGAAATAGAATCAAAAAAACAGGAAGTTCAACAAGCAAAGGAATTATTTCAAATAAAAGAAAAGCAATATGGTTCCATTGAACAAGCTTGGATTGAAGGACAGGCAAGTTTACTTGCTCTCCATTTGCACGACGGGGAAGCATGTCCAGTATGTGGTAGTCTTTCTCATCCTAATAAAGCATTAAAAGTAGAAAATATTCCAACAAAAGAAGAAATCGAACATGCTAGAAAAGAAAAACAAGCATATGAAAAAGAGTATCAAGCTCGTCAAAACGAATGTATCGTATTAGAAAATAATAAACAAACGCTGCGAGAAGAATTAAAAGAACGTGGTTATTTATGCGAAAACGCAGAGCTAGAGTTAGAACAGCACCGTGAACGGTTTAAAGAGCATCGGAATAAGATTCGTTCACTAGAGCTAATTCAATTGCAATTAGAAACGAAAAAACATCAAAAAGAAGCATTAGAGAAACGATTAGAAGAATTAGCACAAGAAAAGGAACAAATTCAACAACAATTAATCGTTGTTCGGGCAAAATATGAAAATGGCAAAGGTAGTTTAGATGCAAACAGAGAAAAGATACCACGTCGTTATCAAAGTGAATTTTTACTCACAAATCAAATAAAAGTAGTGGAAAGAGAGAAAAAAGCATTAGACGAAAAGTGGGAAGAAGTCCAACGGAAAAAACGAGAAGTGGACGAGCAAATGATTCAATATACGAGTCAATTAGTGGAAAAGGAAGCATCCTTAGCAGAATTGAAGCGAAACGAACAAGAAGCATTAGAGCGGTTGCAAAAAGAATTATACCAAGCAGCTTTTCGTACAATGGAAGATTTTCAACAAGCTAAAACATCGCTAGAAAAAATACAACAAATGAAACGTAATATAGAAAACTACGAACGCGATACGAAACAAATCGATCAACACATTCAACATTTAGAACAACAAATAAATAAAAGAGAACGTCCTGATTTAGTGCAATTACGCAATCAATTAGACGGATATGAAAAAGAAAAAATAAAAGCTTTTGAGGATGTTCATCAATTACATGCCCTTGTCGAACAAATGGAACAATTAAAAAAACAATATGAAACATTACTAAAAAACGGAGAAGAAAAAGAACAAAAATATCGTATGGTTTTAGATTTGTACGAAATGATTAGAGGAAATAACCAGAAAAAAGTCTCTTTTGAGCGATATTTACAAATTGAATTTTTAGAAAAAATTATTTTTGTCGCAAACCAGCGATTATATCAGTTATCGAATGGGCAATTTTCATTAAAACGTAGCGATCGAGTAGAGAAAAATGGAAAACAAAGTGGTCTAGGGTTAGACGTTTATGATGAATATACCGGACAAACACGCGATGTAAAAACATTATCAGGTGGGGAGAAGTTTAATGCCTCCTTATGTTTAGCGCTTGGGATGGCGGATGTGATTCAAGCATATCAAGGTGGCATCTCTATTGAAACAATGTTTATTGATGAAGGTTTTGGTTCACTTGATGAAGAATCATTGCAAAAAGCCATTGAAACATTAGTAGATTTACAAAAGAGCGGGAGAATGATAGGGATTATTTCTCATGTTCAAGAATTAAAACAAGCTATTCCTGCTATTTTAGAAGTGAAAAAAACAAAAGAAGGGCACAGTTATACTCAATTTGTCTTTAAGTAA
- a CDS encoding AraC family transcriptional regulator: MAIHVNLSCINKDEQEKIIAWTKPLNYHTFYFYRNETPDHSNQIIVYPIHTLFDWIKLSRYKKKYPGIYVILIHHTLTYSASIATSLPIQSFLSYPLRSTHVYRAFKQILDTHSFSQTIHCTHGHQSCHESLKLIGLRQIIQEELTTHPEIYKILSLFHKEQFPTVVCFLQGFIHLSEQPDVKHRAFSIIRSVFNKQLSEHCSSIYFLPYQRYLLLLLRPPNGTHSIREWEEKFHCLEKAIHTLLQEYKIQIYLGVGSIHEHPANLSLSFQEAKQARRHPPFENIHLRFFEEVPKNEVIKTYTHFIEENIREPISAKEVANHMNISYTYFSRGFKKETGKSFSEYLTFLRLRQAVWLLRHTNETIEEIADYIGFNTANYFSSIFKKFIGIPPSEYRLSTEIRFQ; the protein is encoded by the coding sequence GTGGCGATTCACGTAAACCTTTCGTGCATAAATAAAGACGAGCAAGAAAAGATTATAGCATGGACAAAACCGTTAAATTATCATACCTTTTACTTTTATCGAAATGAAACACCGGATCATTCTAACCAAATTATTGTCTATCCAATTCATACACTTTTTGATTGGATTAAACTTTCTAGATATAAGAAGAAATATCCAGGAATTTATGTCATTTTGATTCATCATACTCTTACATACTCTGCATCAATAGCTACTTCTTTACCTATTCAATCCTTTCTTTCTTACCCACTTCGTTCAACACATGTCTACCGGGCTTTTAAACAAATCTTAGATACTCATTCTTTTTCACAAACTATTCATTGTACACATGGACATCAGTCTTGTCATGAATCTTTGAAGTTAATTGGTTTGCGACAAATTATTCAAGAAGAACTTACCACACATCCAGAAATATACAAGATTCTTTCGTTGTTTCATAAAGAGCAATTTCCAACAGTCGTTTGTTTTTTACAAGGATTTATCCATCTTTCTGAACAACCTGATGTGAAACATCGCGCTTTTTCTATTATTCGTTCCGTTTTTAACAAACAATTATCCGAACATTGCTCTTCCATTTATTTTTTGCCATATCAGCGGTATTTGTTACTTTTACTTCGTCCACCAAATGGCACTCATTCTATCCGTGAATGGGAAGAGAAATTTCATTGCTTAGAAAAAGCTATTCATACGTTACTCCAAGAATATAAAATTCAAATTTATTTAGGAGTTGGCTCTATCCATGAGCATCCAGCCAATCTTTCTTTATCTTTCCAAGAAGCCAAACAGGCGAGACGACATCCACCATTTGAAAACATCCACTTACGATTTTTTGAAGAAGTTCCGAAAAATGAAGTAATCAAAACATACACTCATTTTATAGAAGAAAACATTCGAGAACCGATAAGCGCTAAAGAAGTTGCAAATCATATGAATATTAGCTACACGTATTTTAGCCGGGGCTTTAAAAAGGAAACTGGAAAAAGTTTTTCGGAATATCTAACATTTTTACGATTACGACAAGCAGTTTGGTTACTTCGTCATACCAATGAAACAATCGAAGAAATTGCAGATTATATCGGATTCAATACTGCTAACTATTTTAGTTCCATTTTCAAAAAATTTATCGGTATTCCCCCAAGCGAATACCGCTTATCGACAGAGATTCGCTTTCAATAG
- the queD gene encoding 6-carboxytetrahydropterin synthase QueD has protein sequence MMQQIYPSPIHNYHYELNKDFHFAAAHYVPHKDAGVCQNVHGHTYFVNITIGGDALDDSGFLVNFQLLKSLIHKRFDHTLLNEDSGFSNKNAESFPTTEVVARTIYEIIAEALQKQPNNPVCLQVFVRETPTSYVVYRPKRRNKND, from the coding sequence ATGATGCAACAAATTTACCCTTCGCCAATTCATAATTATCATTATGAGTTGAATAAAGATTTTCATTTTGCTGCAGCGCATTATGTTCCTCATAAAGATGCAGGAGTATGTCAAAATGTACATGGTCATACGTATTTTGTGAATATTACAATCGGCGGTGATGCACTGGATGATTCTGGTTTTTTAGTCAATTTTCAATTGTTGAAATCCCTGATACATAAACGGTTTGATCATACATTATTAAACGAAGATTCTGGTTTTTCTAATAAAAATGCTGAGTCATTTCCGACGACAGAAGTAGTAGCACGTACGATTTACGAAATTATTGCTGAAGCATTACAAAAACAACCTAACAATCCAGTTTGTCTACAAGTATTCGTAAGGGAAACACCTACGAGTTATGTGGTTTATCGACCAAAAAGGAGAAATAAAAATGACTAA
- a CDS encoding sodium/solute symporter, giving the protein MTNVLLDPKYIFTILLMGTIVYITYLSKKNTTASDFFVGGRSFGWFTNGSAIAGDYLSAATFLGLAGLTFAIGYDGAFYAFSFSIGLTLLAIFVAGPLRRFGAYTVADFVAYRFHSKRARLAAVIVVLAISGFYAAPQLLGAAQILSMFFGTSYEFGIIFTCIVMIFYVGIGGMKGTTLNQALELWIRFGAFLLMVAAAIYGGLHYEKILATIQGFTGTIANTAQYTLDGKDVAVNGKEWITSGAFNPSFWHSASMLIGLALGTLGLPHILLRFYTNPSAKAARKSALMAIGIASMFFACAIYLGVVGRAIFLNGSASGEVMQQLITGGDNMVIPSTAEVLGGKWLLGLVIAGAFAAIFSNLSGLFIASSGALAHDLYASLFKKDITQKQRVIAGKISILLLGIVYGLLGILVKGASIGHLVALAFTVGASTFAPIFIFGIWWRGMTEKGAITGLFVGLFVSMYMIFFSSTLPEFLQFRVPGLITVPIGFLTVYIVSKLDRKVPADVNEFMKKVHSKEREVA; this is encoded by the coding sequence ATGACAAATGTGTTATTAGATCCAAAATATATTTTTACAATTTTATTAATGGGGACAATCGTCTATATTACGTATTTATCGAAAAAAAATACAACTGCTAGTGATTTTTTTGTTGGGGGACGTTCTTTTGGATGGTTTACAAATGGTTCGGCCATTGCAGGCGACTATTTAAGTGCTGCGACATTTTTAGGGCTAGCAGGATTAACGTTTGCTATCGGTTATGATGGAGCCTTTTATGCATTTAGCTTTTCCATTGGTCTTACGTTATTAGCTATTTTTGTTGCGGGTCCTTTGCGCCGATTTGGTGCTTATACAGTAGCGGATTTTGTAGCATATCGTTTTCATAGTAAACGAGCTCGACTTGCTGCTGTTATTGTAGTGTTAGCTATTTCAGGATTTTATGCTGCGCCACAATTACTTGGCGCAGCCCAAATATTAAGTATGTTTTTCGGTACATCTTATGAATTTGGCATTATTTTTACATGTATTGTGATGATTTTTTATGTTGGTATTGGTGGGATGAAAGGAACTACATTAAACCAAGCATTAGAATTATGGATTCGCTTTGGAGCTTTTTTATTAATGGTTGCAGCTGCTATTTATGGGGGACTTCATTACGAAAAGATATTAGCTACTATTCAAGGTTTTACAGGAACGATTGCTAATACAGCACAGTATACGCTGGACGGAAAAGATGTAGCAGTGAACGGAAAAGAATGGATTACGTCAGGAGCTTTTAATCCTTCTTTTTGGCATAGTGCTTCGATGTTAATTGGACTAGCATTAGGGACATTAGGTCTGCCACATATTTTATTACGTTTTTATACGAATCCAAGTGCGAAAGCTGCACGAAAGTCGGCATTAATGGCCATTGGCATTGCTAGTATGTTTTTTGCTTGTGCGATTTATTTAGGAGTTGTTGGACGTGCAATCTTTTTAAACGGTTCAGCAAGTGGAGAGGTGATGCAGCAATTAATTACAGGTGGGGATAATATGGTAATTCCCTCTACTGCAGAAGTTCTTGGTGGAAAATGGCTTTTAGGTCTTGTTATAGCAGGGGCATTTGCCGCGATTTTTTCGAATCTTTCTGGTTTATTTATCGCTAGCTCTGGAGCGCTTGCACACGACTTATATGCTTCGTTATTTAAGAAAGATATTACACAAAAACAACGTGTCATTGCTGGGAAAATTTCCATCTTACTTTTAGGGATCGTTTATGGGTTGTTAGGTATTCTTGTAAAAGGGGCATCTATCGGTCATTTAGTGGCCCTTGCTTTTACGGTAGGTGCAAGTACATTTGCTCCCATTTTTATTTTTGGTATTTGGTGGCGAGGTATGACGGAAAAAGGAGCCATCACTGGTTTGTTTGTTGGGTTATTTGTTTCGATGTACATGATTTTCTTTTCGTCTACACTCCCAGAATTTTTGCAATTTAGAGTACCAGGATTAATTACGGTACCAATTGGTTTTTTAACAGTATATATTGTATCTAAATTAGATCGAAAAGTACCAGCTGATGTAAATGAATTTATGAAAAAAGTACATTCCAAAGAACGAGAAGTTGCTTAA